ATCCTGGCCCAGAAACAGATCAATGTGGGCGGTCAGGTGGCCGTGGTCGACCAGGAACGGTGCGTCGTCTGCATGACCTGTGTCCGCACCTGCCCCTTCGGGGTTCCCCAGGTGGACGACGAAGGCATGATTTATATCAACCCGGCTTCCTGCCAGGGGTGCGGCAACTGCGCCAGTGCCTGTCCCCGCAAATTGATTCAGGTCCAGCATCAGCGGGACGACCAGATCATCGCCAAGGAAACGGCGATTTTTGAATGGCTGGCGGCTTAGTAAAGTTCGGAGTTTAGAGTTCGGAGTTCGGAGAAACCCGTTTTCATGGTCAGTAATGCTTCAGAGAAGCATGAGGACTTAACAGGGAGACAAGTAATTATGCCGGTTTATGAACCCAAAATTATCGCCATGGTCTGCACCTACTGCACCTATACGGCGGCGGATATGGCCGGTTCCATGCGTCTTCAATATCCCCACAATGTGCGCATCGTTAAACTGTTG
The DNA window shown above is from Deltaproteobacteria bacterium and carries:
- a CDS encoding hydrogenase iron-sulfur subunit; amino-acid sequence: MPVYEPKIIAMVCTYCTYTAADMAGSMRLQYPHNVRIVKLLCTGKVDILHILKAFEAGADAIMVGG